In one window of Rhinoderma darwinii isolate aRhiDar2 chromosome 7, aRhiDar2.hap1, whole genome shotgun sequence DNA:
- the CDC7 gene encoding cell division cycle 7-related protein kinase isoform X2, giving the protein MFGGDVAGEIEKLYAAVPQIRNIFYVMGKIGEGTFSSVYLAVARLKSGEDRKFALKHLIPTSHPTRVAAELQCLTLAGGEENVMGVTYCFRKNDHVVIVMPYLEHDCFVDILHSLSFQEVKEYIYNLFNALKRIHHFGIVHRDVKPSNFLYSRRLKQYALVDFGLAQGTPDTQIELLKILQTKKQEGLLGGSTQRSVFGERNFNVHSTVIHEVNAEKNIKQFKITDATSRKLAARKPVSAKNTSGGVARKAASTCPASLTCECYARDQVCSICLARTRQVAPRAGTPGFRAPEVLTKCPNQSTAIDMWSAGIIFLSLLSGRYHFFNAGDDMNALAQIMTIRGSRETAQAAKQFGKTVLCSKDLPAKDLRTLCEGLRQVCIAPTSGTESDVQKQRAALQMKMIENQDGWFLEEACATPPANTSESFSYMSSADRMDSGQSTMNGWDKVPDEAYHLLDRLLDMNPATRLTAAEALSHPLFKYDL; this is encoded by the exons GTACGTTTAGTTCCGTTTATTTGGCTGTTGCAAGACTAAAATCAGGAGAAGATCGGAAATTTGCCTTAAAACATTTAATACCTACAAGTCACCCAACCAGAGTAGCTGCAGAACTACAATGCCTTACACTGGCTGG gggtGAAGAGAATGTTATGGGCGTGACATACTGCTTTAGGAAAAATGATCATGTCGTTATTGTTATGCCTTATTTGGAGCATGACTGTTTTGTG gatATTTTGCATTCATTAAGCTTTCAAGAAGTAAAGGAATACATATATAACTTGTTTAATGCTCTCAAACGTATCCACCACTTTGGTATTGTCCACCGAGATGTTAAACCAAGTAACTTTTTATACAGCAGAAGACTAAAACA GTATGCATTGGTAGATTTTGGATTGGCCCAAGGAACACCAGACACTCAAATAGAACTTCTTAAAATCCTCCAGACCAAAAAACAGG AAGGATTGCTTGGCGGATCAACGCAACGGTCTGTGTTTGGAGAGAGGAATTTTAATGTTCATAGTACTGTCATCCATGAAGTCAATGCTGAAAAA AACATAAAGCAATTCAAGATAACGGATGCAACATCCAGGAAATTGGCTGCCCGAAAGCCTGTTTCTGCAAAGAACACAAGTGGGGGGGTGGCCAGGAAAGCTGCCAGTACTTGCCCAGCCAGCTTGACCTGTGAATGTTATGCAAGAGATCAAGTCTGCAGTATTTGCCTTGCAAG AACCAGACAAGTTGCCCCAAGAGCTGGCACACCTGGCTTCCGTGCACCAGAGGTGTTAACAAAGTGCCCTAATCAATCTACAG CGATCGATATGTGGTCTGCAGGCATCATCTTTCTCTCCCTTCTCAGTGGAAGATATCACTTTTTCAATGCTGGTGATGATATGAATGCTCTGGCTCAAATAATGACAATTCGtggttcacgagagactgctcaagCTGCTAAACAATTTG GTAAAACTGTGCTTTGTAGCAAAGATCTTCCAGCAAAAGATTTAAGGACATTATGTGAAGGACTGAGACAAGTGTGCATAGCCCCAACCTCCGGGACCGAATCAGATGTCCAAAAACAAAGAGCTGCATTACAAATGAAAATGATAGAAAACCAAGATGGATGGTTTTTAGAAGAGGCTTGTGCGACCCCACCTGCCAATACCAGTGAAAGTTTCAGCTACATGTCTTCTGCTGACCGCATGGATTCTGGACAATCTACTATGAATGGCTGGGACAAGGTGCCAGATGAGGCTTACCATCTACTAGATAGACTGCTGGATATGAATCCTGCCACGCGGCTCACAGCGGCAGAGGCTTTGTCACATCCACTCTTTAAATACGACCTCTGA
- the CDC7 gene encoding cell division cycle 7-related protein kinase isoform X1: protein MFGGDVAGEIEKLYAAVPQIRNIFYVMGKIGEGTFSSVYLAVARLKSGEDRKFALKHLIPTSHPTRVAAELQCLTLAGGEENVMGVTYCFRKNDHVVIVMPYLEHDCFVDILHSLSFQEVKEYIYNLFNALKRIHHFGIVHRDVKPSNFLYSRRLKQYALVDFGLAQGTPDTQIELLKILQTKKQGSCSKSNLHTISGNIPVPRDVVLPSSTKQSVKRHWSHSQIKPGNNGKEGLLGGSTQRSVFGERNFNVHSTVIHEVNAEKNIKQFKITDATSRKLAARKPVSAKNTSGGVARKAASTCPASLTCECYARDQVCSICLARTRQVAPRAGTPGFRAPEVLTKCPNQSTAIDMWSAGIIFLSLLSGRYHFFNAGDDMNALAQIMTIRGSRETAQAAKQFGKTVLCSKDLPAKDLRTLCEGLRQVCIAPTSGTESDVQKQRAALQMKMIENQDGWFLEEACATPPANTSESFSYMSSADRMDSGQSTMNGWDKVPDEAYHLLDRLLDMNPATRLTAAEALSHPLFKYDL, encoded by the exons GTACGTTTAGTTCCGTTTATTTGGCTGTTGCAAGACTAAAATCAGGAGAAGATCGGAAATTTGCCTTAAAACATTTAATACCTACAAGTCACCCAACCAGAGTAGCTGCAGAACTACAATGCCTTACACTGGCTGG gggtGAAGAGAATGTTATGGGCGTGACATACTGCTTTAGGAAAAATGATCATGTCGTTATTGTTATGCCTTATTTGGAGCATGACTGTTTTGTG gatATTTTGCATTCATTAAGCTTTCAAGAAGTAAAGGAATACATATATAACTTGTTTAATGCTCTCAAACGTATCCACCACTTTGGTATTGTCCACCGAGATGTTAAACCAAGTAACTTTTTATACAGCAGAAGACTAAAACA GTATGCATTGGTAGATTTTGGATTGGCCCAAGGAACACCAGACACTCAAATAGAACTTCTTAAAATCCTCCAGACCAAAAAACAGGGGAGTTGCTCAAAAAGTAATCTTCACACAATTTCAGGAAATATACCGGTACCTAGAGATGTAGTTCTGCCTTCCTCAACAAAACAGTCTGTTAAAAGACATTGGTCACATTCCCAGATAAAGCCAGGAAACAATGGAAAG GAAGGATTGCTTGGCGGATCAACGCAACGGTCTGTGTTTGGAGAGAGGAATTTTAATGTTCATAGTACTGTCATCCATGAAGTCAATGCTGAAAAA AACATAAAGCAATTCAAGATAACGGATGCAACATCCAGGAAATTGGCTGCCCGAAAGCCTGTTTCTGCAAAGAACACAAGTGGGGGGGTGGCCAGGAAAGCTGCCAGTACTTGCCCAGCCAGCTTGACCTGTGAATGTTATGCAAGAGATCAAGTCTGCAGTATTTGCCTTGCAAG AACCAGACAAGTTGCCCCAAGAGCTGGCACACCTGGCTTCCGTGCACCAGAGGTGTTAACAAAGTGCCCTAATCAATCTACAG CGATCGATATGTGGTCTGCAGGCATCATCTTTCTCTCCCTTCTCAGTGGAAGATATCACTTTTTCAATGCTGGTGATGATATGAATGCTCTGGCTCAAATAATGACAATTCGtggttcacgagagactgctcaagCTGCTAAACAATTTG GTAAAACTGTGCTTTGTAGCAAAGATCTTCCAGCAAAAGATTTAAGGACATTATGTGAAGGACTGAGACAAGTGTGCATAGCCCCAACCTCCGGGACCGAATCAGATGTCCAAAAACAAAGAGCTGCATTACAAATGAAAATGATAGAAAACCAAGATGGATGGTTTTTAGAAGAGGCTTGTGCGACCCCACCTGCCAATACCAGTGAAAGTTTCAGCTACATGTCTTCTGCTGACCGCATGGATTCTGGACAATCTACTATGAATGGCTGGGACAAGGTGCCAGATGAGGCTTACCATCTACTAGATAGACTGCTGGATATGAATCCTGCCACGCGGCTCACAGCGGCAGAGGCTTTGTCACATCCACTCTTTAAATACGACCTCTGA
- the CDC7 gene encoding cell division cycle 7-related protein kinase isoform X3, which yields MGVTYCFRKNDHVVIVMPYLEHDCFVDILHSLSFQEVKEYIYNLFNALKRIHHFGIVHRDVKPSNFLYSRRLKQYALVDFGLAQGTPDTQIELLKILQTKKQGSCSKSNLHTISGNIPVPRDVVLPSSTKQSVKRHWSHSQIKPGNNGKEGLLGGSTQRSVFGERNFNVHSTVIHEVNAEKNIKQFKITDATSRKLAARKPVSAKNTSGGVARKAASTCPASLTCECYARDQVCSICLARTRQVAPRAGTPGFRAPEVLTKCPNQSTAIDMWSAGIIFLSLLSGRYHFFNAGDDMNALAQIMTIRGSRETAQAAKQFGKTVLCSKDLPAKDLRTLCEGLRQVCIAPTSGTESDVQKQRAALQMKMIENQDGWFLEEACATPPANTSESFSYMSSADRMDSGQSTMNGWDKVPDEAYHLLDRLLDMNPATRLTAAEALSHPLFKYDL from the exons ATGGGCGTGACATACTGCTTTAGGAAAAATGATCATGTCGTTATTGTTATGCCTTATTTGGAGCATGACTGTTTTGTG gatATTTTGCATTCATTAAGCTTTCAAGAAGTAAAGGAATACATATATAACTTGTTTAATGCTCTCAAACGTATCCACCACTTTGGTATTGTCCACCGAGATGTTAAACCAAGTAACTTTTTATACAGCAGAAGACTAAAACA GTATGCATTGGTAGATTTTGGATTGGCCCAAGGAACACCAGACACTCAAATAGAACTTCTTAAAATCCTCCAGACCAAAAAACAGGGGAGTTGCTCAAAAAGTAATCTTCACACAATTTCAGGAAATATACCGGTACCTAGAGATGTAGTTCTGCCTTCCTCAACAAAACAGTCTGTTAAAAGACATTGGTCACATTCCCAGATAAAGCCAGGAAACAATGGAAAG GAAGGATTGCTTGGCGGATCAACGCAACGGTCTGTGTTTGGAGAGAGGAATTTTAATGTTCATAGTACTGTCATCCATGAAGTCAATGCTGAAAAA AACATAAAGCAATTCAAGATAACGGATGCAACATCCAGGAAATTGGCTGCCCGAAAGCCTGTTTCTGCAAAGAACACAAGTGGGGGGGTGGCCAGGAAAGCTGCCAGTACTTGCCCAGCCAGCTTGACCTGTGAATGTTATGCAAGAGATCAAGTCTGCAGTATTTGCCTTGCAAG AACCAGACAAGTTGCCCCAAGAGCTGGCACACCTGGCTTCCGTGCACCAGAGGTGTTAACAAAGTGCCCTAATCAATCTACAG CGATCGATATGTGGTCTGCAGGCATCATCTTTCTCTCCCTTCTCAGTGGAAGATATCACTTTTTCAATGCTGGTGATGATATGAATGCTCTGGCTCAAATAATGACAATTCGtggttcacgagagactgctcaagCTGCTAAACAATTTG GTAAAACTGTGCTTTGTAGCAAAGATCTTCCAGCAAAAGATTTAAGGACATTATGTGAAGGACTGAGACAAGTGTGCATAGCCCCAACCTCCGGGACCGAATCAGATGTCCAAAAACAAAGAGCTGCATTACAAATGAAAATGATAGAAAACCAAGATGGATGGTTTTTAGAAGAGGCTTGTGCGACCCCACCTGCCAATACCAGTGAAAGTTTCAGCTACATGTCTTCTGCTGACCGCATGGATTCTGGACAATCTACTATGAATGGCTGGGACAAGGTGCCAGATGAGGCTTACCATCTACTAGATAGACTGCTGGATATGAATCCTGCCACGCGGCTCACAGCGGCAGAGGCTTTGTCACATCCACTCTTTAAATACGACCTCTGA